The region CAAATCTTTGTAACCTAGCTTCTGCATCAATAACGTCTTCATATGATATAGGTAAATCATCAAGAATTTCGTTAAACTCCTTTTTATTATCATTTATCCACAAAACTTCTTCCGATGACTTTATTTTAGAAATTAATATAGGATCTTCTCTTGATTTGAAAACATTATTCATCTTTAATCTCCTTTTTAATTTTTTATAAATTGCCTAGCTTCTTTTTTAAATGATTTTAGGTATCACTTAATTCCATTAGGAATGTGAATCTTTCACTTTTAAATTACCATAAATTATTATACCTGGAGGAATTAAACAATCAAAAATACTAATTGTTACAAAAAAATGACCTCATTTCTATAGTTAAACTTCAAGTTGTATTATTCACATTGTGGTATAAGAACAGTCGTGATATAATTTATTTGTATATTAATAAAATATCCATATAACAAATAATTATTAAATAATAATCATAAAGTTTAGGAGTGAGATTATTTTATGAAAAAGTTTATCACTTTTTTCACATTAATAATATTTACCTTCACATTATTTAGTCAATCATTATTTGACATTACTTCCATAGAGTCTAATATAGAAAGATTAAAAGCATATGAGGAAATTGTAGAACAATTAAATGAAATAGAAAGCGAAGAAAATGATTTAAAGAAATTAGACTTGTACGACAAGTTTTTTGAAGAAAAACTTTTGAAAATACCTATTAGCTTGGAAAAAGGTGTCGTTACAAGGGTAATAGATGGAGACACTGTCGAAATTGAAATCGATGGAAAAATATATAAAACAAGATTCATTGGTATAGATACACCTGAAAGCACTACAAAAATTGAACCTTTTGGTCTTGAGGCCTCCCTTTTTACTACCAAAGAATTATTAGGTAAAACTGTATATCTTGAAAAAGATGTTTCAGAAACAGATAGGTATGGAAGACTTTTGAGATATATTTGGCTTGAACCACCAAATGAGATAAATGACTTGGAAATACGTACAAAAATGTTTAATGCTATTCTTCTACTAAACGGATTCGCAAAAATTTCAACTTTTCCACCTGATGTCAAATATGAAGAATATTTTTTAACTTATTCGAAAGAAGCTCAAGATAACAATTTAGGATTGTGGGCTTTAAGCGAAAAATTAACTAGTGATGCTACTAATTTTGCTACATTAACAGATACCTCTACTCCTACTCAAAAGGTTTACGTTGATACTGAAGGAAAAGGGCTCATCAAAGGGAATATTAATTCTAAAGGAGAAAAGATCTATCATATGCCTGGAGGATTATATTATGAACAAACTATTCCTGAAATATGGTTCAAAACGGAACAAGAAGCCCAATCTGCTGGTTTTAGAAAATCAAAAAAATAAATAAATATGAAAAAATTAGTAATTTCATTTTTTATATAATTTCTGGATTTTACCTCTTGTGTAAATTTTGTTTAGTAAAATATCTCATAATTAAAATAATTTTAAAAAATGCCTTGGGGTGACAGTTTTGATTAGTTTAGCCAAAAAGATAACGCCAAAGTTAAAAAATCTTATATTAGAAGAAATTACAAAAGATGAGACTATTTCGCTACAACTATTTCTTAGTTTCATAGTCATTAAGGTTCTAGAGGCAAAAGGCCTAATAAAAAAATCTATGAGGATTTTTGAAGATGACGTCAAAAATCCTAGTCTTTTATCTAAATACCTTTACCTAATTCAAATATTACATAATAATTTTAATAATTTTGATGCAATTTTTTCTATAATTCATAAGATTACAGAAAAAAACCTAAAAAATATAGTTTTTTTATTTAAAGAAACATCCGATGAGAATTGGAATAACGAAGAAATAATATCTTGGTGCTATGAATATTACAACTATCCTTCTGAAAAAAAAGCGGTTGATAATTCACAATTTTATACCCCAGCATGGATAGTAGAATTTCTGATAGAACATACCTTGACTAAAAATTTTGTAGATAAAAATAATATCTCTATCGAAAAAATTAGGATAATAGATCCTGCTTGTGGATGTGGGAACTTTATTATTCAAATATATGATGCATTAAAAAATATATATTTATCTAAAGGTTATGAACCTAAAGAAGCTTCAAAAATGATAATTACTCATAATTTATATGGTGTAGATATAGATGAGATTGCTGTTGAAATAACAAATCTGATTTTAAAAATAAAAGCAATGGAAGACGGTGTATTAAAAATACGGGAGACAAATTTTGTTTCTATTCCAAAATTAAAGTCAGGCCACCCACTCTTTAAAAAATTAGAGGTTATGGGAAGCTTGATTACTCAATCTGATCTTAAAATATTAAAAAAAATGAATATTCAAGATAATTATCTTTCAAAATTAATAAAAATTTTAACTCAAAAGTACGATATTGTTCTAACCAATCCTCCATATCTTGATTCATCTGATTATAAAGATGATCTAAAAAAATATATAAATGAAGACTACAGGGATTTTAGAAAAAATCTATACTCTTGCTTCATAAAAAAGAATTATGAACTGCTGAAAGATAATGGATACATTGGAATGATAACTCCTCAAACATTTATGTTTATTAGTAGCTATGAACAAACACGTAAGTTTATTATAAACAACATGAATATAGAAAAATTGGTTCATTTTGGGTTAGGAGGTGTCTTCGATTCGGCTCTCGTAGATACAGCAATGTATGTTTTAAAAAAAAGTAAGAAAAACAATCCTGGTGAATATATACAACTCACTTCATTTAATGGAAAAGATGAAAAAAAGAAGATTTTAGATGCAATATGGAAAGACCAAAATCAAGACTTAATGAATAGATATGTATACAAAGTTGATAAAACTATTTTCTCAAAAGTTCCTCGATCCCCTTTTATTTATTGGATAAAACAAGACATAATTGATATTTTTGAAAATGCTTGTTTAGAATCATGCGCTGATGTGAGACAGGGAATCGCAACAGGAAATAATAAAAAATTTTTAAGATATTTTTGGGAAGTTAGAAAAGAGGATATCAGCTTTAACCATAAAAAAGATGGTAAAAAGTGGGTTCCTTATACTAAAGGAGGACCTTATAATAAATGGTTTGGCAATTTATGGTGGGTAATTGCCTTTGATGAGGAAAATTATAATATCTTAAAAAACATGGGAAACAATCTTCCTAATAGGAAATATTATTTTAAAAGAGGAATTACCTATACCATGACAACTTCCAAGGGGGCTACTTTTAGATATCTCCCGGAAAATTTTTTATTTGATTGTAAGGGAAGTTCTATATTTTTTCACGAGGATAAGTATATTTTTAGATTTCTAGGTCTGCTAAATAGTGCATTCTTCTCTTATTTAGAGAAATTTGTTGCTGGAAGTGTAGATCTAGAGGTTGGAGATCTAAAAAAATTACCTGTACCCACAAATATATTTATTGATTCTGAAAATATTAAATATCTTGAATTATTATCCAAAGTGAATATAGCAATAAAAAAACATAATACTCAAATTTATCCAA is a window of Defluviitoga tunisiensis DNA encoding:
- a CDS encoding thermonuclease family protein, translating into MKKFITFFTLIIFTFTLFSQSLFDITSIESNIERLKAYEEIVEQLNEIESEENDLKKLDLYDKFFEEKLLKIPISLEKGVVTRVIDGDTVEIEIDGKIYKTRFIGIDTPESTTKIEPFGLEASLFTTKELLGKTVYLEKDVSETDRYGRLLRYIWLEPPNEINDLEIRTKMFNAILLLNGFAKISTFPPDVKYEEYFLTYSKEAQDNNLGLWALSEKLTSDATNFATLTDTSTPTQKVYVDTEGKGLIKGNINSKGEKIYHMPGGLYYEQTIPEIWFKTEQEAQSAGFRKSKK
- a CDS encoding Eco57I restriction-modification methylase domain-containing protein, with translation MISLAKKITPKLKNLILEEITKDETISLQLFLSFIVIKVLEAKGLIKKSMRIFEDDVKNPSLLSKYLYLIQILHNNFNNFDAIFSIIHKITEKNLKNIVFLFKETSDENWNNEEIISWCYEYYNYPSEKKAVDNSQFYTPAWIVEFLIEHTLTKNFVDKNNISIEKIRIIDPACGCGNFIIQIYDALKNIYLSKGYEPKEASKMIITHNLYGVDIDEIAVEITNLILKIKAMEDGVLKIRETNFVSIPKLKSGHPLFKKLEVMGSLITQSDLKILKKMNIQDNYLSKLIKILTQKYDIVLTNPPYLDSSDYKDDLKKYINEDYRDFRKNLYSCFIKKNYELLKDNGYIGMITPQTFMFISSYEQTRKFIINNMNIEKLVHFGLGGVFDSALVDTAMYVLKKSKKNNPGEYIQLTSFNGKDEKKKILDAIWKDQNQDLMNRYVYKVDKTIFSKVPRSPFIYWIKQDIIDIFENACLESCADVRQGIATGNNKKFLRYFWEVRKEDISFNHKKDGKKWVPYTKGGPYNKWFGNLWWVIAFDEENYNILKNMGNNLPNRKYYFKRGITYTMTTSKGATFRYLPENFLFDCKGSSIFFHEDKYIFRFLGLLNSAFFSYLEKFVAGSVDLEVGDLKKLPVPTNIFIDSENIKYLELLSKVNIAIKKHNTQIYPTELHFDETLFYEPSKFHLYLHTKNALDTYLLLSNGLIDIIVFDLYNLSPDSINEVYQSEGIPSAFFACEKKVFDKLPPLASLLDEKDINELLLTKEDLNSVEFFIKKFYKNNVHRFEVISCEKKALPEEYYNNYVESLSKKTLQNPALIFNHMKIAASELKQMACLKIDNDIKNYLLESEEGFISYGFSNKNEEILLSKIFKDRFLLEDTINTDLKTFIRKDYFTFHNKLYKNRPIVWKLGNNNFGFLIHYHNINEKTKKNILSFLKKQNDKSKEMTTFTKKIQLIDFNIRIDDGILINKEIFYNIF